AGGCGCCGATTTCTCGGTAATCTGGGCTTTTACCCTAACCGATCCCCGACGGGAGGAGACCTGTACGAGATCGCCATCCTGAATACCGAGGCGAGACGCGTCTTCAGGGTGAATATCCAGGCGCTCCTCCGTCTGTTTTAATTTCACGCCGCTCGCATAATGACGGGTCTGAGTGTGGGTGTTGTATTGTTCATATCGCCTCCCCGTGGTAAGGATGAAGGGATACTCTTCGTCGGCAGGTTCCGGAGGGGGAAGATAATCGACGGGGACGAACTTTCCTTTCATTCCGGTAAAAGTTTCCTGATGGAACCGTTCATGGAGATAGCCGGTGCCTGGATGATCCTCCGTAGGGCAGGGGTATTGAAGCCCCCCCTCCCGATCCAGACGTTCATAGCTCATCCCTCCATACATCTCCGGAACAAGGGAACGGATTTCATTCCAAATCTCTTCGGCATGGGTGTAATGCATCGGATATCCCAGACGGGTGGAGAGGTCACAGAGGATCTCCCAATCTTCCCGCGTTCCCGGGGCGGCCTCCACCGCTTTTCGTACCCGCTGCACTCGACGTTCCGTGTTGATAAATGTACCTTCGCTTTCCGCCCAGGAACGGGCAGGCAGCACCACATGGGCTAATTCAGCCGTCTCATGCATGAAAATATCTTGTACCACGAGAAGCTCTAATTGTTCAAAGAGGTGCCTTGTATGGCTCTTGTAAACATCGGCCTGAATGGGATTTTCTCCGATGATATAGACGGCCTTCACCGTCCCTTCTTCAATGCGCTGGAAGGTGCGGGTCTGGGTATCTCCCACGTGGGGATTAAGCCTTACTCCCCATCTCTCTTCAAACCGTTTTCTCACCGTCTCGTCATAGAGGGGTAACCCCCCGGTCAACATATTGGGTAAGGCCCCCATATCCCCGGCCCCTTGCACATTATTCTGTCCCCTTAAGGGCATGATTCCGTTGCCGGGTTTTCCGATATGGCCTGTGAGAAGGGCGAGATTGGCGATGTCGAAAACATTATTCACCCCATGTACATGTTCTGTGATCCCGAGGGTATAGGCGATCATCCCGTTTTCTGCGGTGGCGAAGGCACGAGCCGTTTCAATGATTTTCTCCTCCGGGATTCCGCAGATCTCAGAGACATGGTTAGGGGTATAAGCCGCCACCTTTTTCTTTAATTCTTCAAACCCCGTCGTCCGTTCGGCGATGAAGGTGGGGTTGT
The DNA window shown above is from Thermicanus aegyptius DSM 12793 and carries:
- the fdhF gene encoding formate dehydrogenase subunit alpha translates to MPTEVKTICGYCGTGCGLVLEVENNRIVKVRGDREAPVNRGQTCVKGAFAYTYVHAENRLKEPLLRKAGKLVPVSWQEAMDYVTTKLKSIKERWGADAISLFASARSTNETNYISQKFLRAAIGSNHIDGCNRTUHAPSVAGLATVLGSGFPTGSIADFEKANLLLLMGSNTTEAHPIIANRMKAAVKKGLKIIVVDPRKIEMTKVAADHLQIRVGSDIALINGMIHVIIEEGLYNPTFIAERTTGFEELKKKVAAYTPNHVSEICGIPEEKIIETARAFATAENGMIAYTLGITEHVHGVNNVFDIANLALLTGHIGKPGNGIMPLRGQNNVQGAGDMGALPNMLTGGLPLYDETVRKRFEERWGVRLNPHVGDTQTRTFQRIEEGTVKAVYIIGENPIQADVYKSHTRHLFEQLELLVVQDIFMHETAELAHVVLPARSWAESEGTFINTERRVQRVRKAVEAAPGTREDWEILCDLSTRLGYPMHYTHAEEIWNEIRSLVPEMYGGMSYERLDREGGLQYPCPTEDHPGTGYLHERFHQETFTGMKGKFVPVDYLPPPEPADEEYPFILTTGRRYEQYNTHTQTRHYASGVKLKQTEERLDIHPEDASRLGIQDGDLVQVSSRRGSVRVKAQITEKSAPGLLFMSFHWREVPTNQLTLNEYDPISGTAQYKACAVKVEKVSETATNSTSLLNETIL